One Chlorobaculum limnaeum genomic window carries:
- the tkt gene encoding transketolase, with product MHTRSIDDEAVATIRLLAVDMVEKARSGHPGLPLGAAPMAYALFTKIMRFNPASPAWPNRDRFVLSAGHGSALLYAMLHLCSFGLGMEELKQFRQLGSRTPGHPEYGHAPGVETTTGPLGQGIATAVGIAAAERFLAARLNTPERTLIDHFTYVICSDGDLMEGVSSEASSLAGHLKLGRLICLYDSNHISIEGSTALAFTEDVARRYEAYGWHVISHIDGNDLAAIEQAVRDAQEIDDRPSMIIVKTTIGYGSPNKQGTAAAHGEPLGPDEARLVKRAFGFPEDESFSVPDRVYEHFREIAERGAALEAEWQARWQSFERSEPALAAALSELLAGRFPEAWLPDLPEFPAGEKLATRQASKSVLGKIAAHVPLLAGGSADLAPSNGTLYGGASDFEAGNYGGATVHFGVREHAMGAIVNGMALSNMAVPYGATFLIFADYMKPALRLAALMQSPSIFIFTHDSIGLGEDGPTHQPVEQLAMLRAMPGFDVYRPADANETTAAWLLALKRRKPAALVLTRQNVPVLDDAGGRLRDGVAKGGYVLADWADGVDDDARRVILVATGSEVHPALEAKALIEQKGFAARVVSMPSRELFAEQPPEYRAAVLPPAVRARVVVEAAATFGWHDIAGDGGIVIGLDRFGMSAPGSQVMEHFGFTAANIATKALELLNNAPK from the coding sequence ATGCATACTCGCTCCATCGATGATGAGGCCGTCGCCACCATCCGGCTGCTGGCGGTCGATATGGTTGAAAAGGCCCGCTCCGGCCACCCCGGCCTGCCGCTTGGCGCGGCTCCGATGGCCTACGCGCTGTTCACGAAAATCATGCGCTTCAACCCCGCCAGCCCGGCGTGGCCGAACCGCGACCGCTTCGTGCTCTCGGCGGGCCACGGCTCGGCGCTGCTCTATGCCATGCTGCACCTCTGCAGCTTCGGCCTCGGCATGGAGGAGCTGAAGCAGTTCCGGCAGCTCGGCAGCCGCACGCCGGGCCACCCGGAGTACGGCCACGCGCCTGGCGTCGAGACCACCACCGGGCCACTCGGCCAGGGCATCGCCACCGCCGTGGGGATAGCCGCCGCCGAACGCTTCCTCGCCGCCAGGCTCAACACGCCGGAGCGCACGCTCATCGACCACTTCACCTACGTGATATGCAGCGATGGCGACCTGATGGAGGGGGTCAGCTCCGAAGCCTCGTCGCTGGCCGGGCACCTCAAACTCGGACGCCTCATCTGCCTCTACGACAGCAACCACATCAGCATCGAAGGTTCGACAGCTCTCGCCTTCACGGAGGATGTCGCCCGCCGCTACGAGGCGTACGGCTGGCACGTCATTTCGCACATCGACGGCAACGACCTCGCCGCCATCGAGCAAGCCGTGCGCGACGCGCAGGAGATCGACGACCGGCCATCGATGATCATCGTCAAGACAACCATCGGCTACGGCAGCCCGAACAAGCAGGGCACGGCAGCGGCGCACGGCGAGCCACTCGGCCCGGACGAGGCGCGGCTGGTCAAGCGAGCGTTCGGCTTTCCGGAGGATGAATCGTTCAGCGTGCCGGATCGAGTGTACGAACACTTCCGTGAGATAGCTGAACGCGGCGCAGCGCTCGAAGCCGAGTGGCAGGCGCGATGGCAGTCGTTCGAGCGAAGCGAACCTGCGCTTGCGGCGGCGTTGAGCGAGCTGCTCGCGGGCCGCTTCCCGGAAGCGTGGCTGCCCGATCTGCCGGAGTTTCCCGCGGGCGAAAAGCTCGCCACGCGGCAGGCGTCGAAGAGCGTGCTCGGCAAGATCGCCGCGCATGTGCCGTTGCTTGCCGGAGGTTCGGCTGACCTGGCCCCGTCGAACGGTACGCTCTACGGCGGCGCGAGCGACTTCGAGGCGGGAAATTACGGCGGCGCAACCGTCCACTTCGGCGTCCGGGAACACGCGATGGGCGCAATCGTCAACGGCATGGCGCTGTCGAACATGGCGGTTCCCTACGGCGCGACCTTCCTCATCTTCGCCGATTACATGAAACCGGCGCTGCGCCTGGCCGCCCTGATGCAGTCGCCCTCGATCTTCATCTTCACCCACGACAGCATCGGCCTCGGCGAGGATGGCCCGACCCACCAGCCCGTCGAGCAGCTCGCGATGCTCCGCGCCATGCCGGGCTTCGACGTCTATCGCCCGGCGGACGCCAACGAAACGACAGCGGCGTGGCTGCTGGCGCTGAAACGCCGCAAACCGGCAGCGCTCGTACTGACGCGCCAGAATGTGCCGGTGCTCGACGACGCCGGCGGACGCCTCCGCGACGGCGTGGCGAAAGGCGGCTATGTGCTGGCGGATTGGGCGGATGGAGTGGATGACGACGCCCGGCGGGTGATCCTCGTGGCGACCGGCTCCGAGGTGCATCCGGCGCTCGAAGCGAAAGCGCTGATCGAACAGAAGGGATTCGCCGCGCGGGTGGTCTCGATGCCGTCTCGCGAGCTGTTCGCCGAACAGCCGCCGGAGTATCGCGCCGCCGTGCTCCCTCCGGCGGTGCGGGCGCGAGTCGTGGTCGAAGCCGCCGCGACCTTCGGCTGGCACGACATTGCGGGCGACGGCGGAATCGTCATTGGCCTCGACCGCTTCGGCATGTCGGCTCCCGGCTCGCAGGTCATGGAGCACTTCGGCTTCACGGCAGCCAACATCGCCACGAAAGCTCTGGAACTGCTCAACAACGCACCGAAATGA
- the pgl gene encoding 6-phosphogluconolactonase — translation MTHWITAPLDALLEKAVAFITDAAYRAVAERGRFTLVLSGGNTPRALHKQLARGISEKRYLELGYKLPADVRRCTRDPEKIVPPWAHTLLFQGDERYVPPSHPDSNYGMARETLLRQVCVKPANIHRMPTESGNPAEDARRYESLLRGLFRKRGSDETAPPSFDLILLGLGDDGHTASLMPGDRKALDEKEHWVIAVNAPNGKPPGTRLTLTLPVINEAANVLFLIPSSRYDLARSISNSEKPELPAGMVKPWRGDVWWFVEGEGRIQP, via the coding sequence ATGACGCACTGGATTACCGCACCGCTCGACGCGCTTCTCGAAAAAGCGGTCGCCTTCATCACCGACGCCGCGTACCGTGCGGTCGCCGAGCGGGGCCGCTTCACGCTGGTGCTCTCGGGCGGCAACACCCCGCGAGCGCTGCACAAGCAACTCGCGCGAGGCATCAGCGAAAAGCGCTACCTCGAACTCGGCTACAAGCTGCCCGCCGACGTGCGCCGCTGCACCCGCGATCCGGAAAAGATCGTCCCGCCCTGGGCGCACACCCTGCTCTTCCAGGGCGACGAGCGCTACGTGCCGCCGAGCCACCCCGACAGCAACTACGGCATGGCCCGCGAAACGCTCTTACGCCAGGTCTGCGTAAAACCGGCGAACATCCACCGGATGCCAACCGAATCAGGCAATCCGGCAGAGGACGCCCGCCGCTACGAATCGCTGCTCCGGGGCCTGTTCCGCAAACGCGGCAGTGACGAAACCGCCCCGCCCTCGTTCGACCTCATCCTCCTCGGCCTCGGCGACGACGGCCACACCGCCTCGCTGATGCCCGGCGACAGGAAAGCGCTCGACGAAAAAGAGCACTGGGTCATCGCCGTCAACGCCCCAAACGGCAAACCACCCGGAACGAGGCTGACGCTGACGCTGCCCGTCATCAACGAAGCCGCCAACGTGCTCTTCCTCATCCCGTCGTCCCGCTACGACCTCGCCCGAAGCATCAGCAACAGCGAAAAGCCGGAGCTACCGGCGGGAATGGTGAAGCCGTGGCGTGGCGATGTGTGGTGGTTTGTGGAGGGGGAGGGAAGGATTCAGCCATAG
- a CDS encoding DUF2971 domain-containing protein codes for MNDPEEGNWEIKQRNKQYLAIAEKALKVIESQKFTCFTKSATEPLLWAHYAGGFSGIAFEYELNEKEYDIRIVDYTGKACVTLEQLQQIADGINPPQDFGILKSKAKCWKYEDEYRLFGSKKTMSIT; via the coding sequence ATGAATGATCCGGAGGAAGGAAACTGGGAAATCAAGCAAAGAAATAAACAATATTTAGCCATAGCTGAAAAGGCACTAAAAGTCATTGAAAGTCAAAAATTCACATGTTTCACAAAATCAGCAACCGAGCCTTTACTATGGGCGCATTATGCGGGCGGATTCAGCGGAATTGCTTTCGAATATGAATTGAATGAGAAAGAATATGATATTAGAATTGTCGATTATACAGGAAAAGCTTGTGTAACCCTTGAACAATTACAACAAATTGCTGACGGCATAAATCCTCCTCAAGATTTTGGAATATTAAAGTCAAAGGCAAAATGTTGGAAATATGAGGATGAATACAGGCTTTTTGGGTCAAAAAAAACGATGAGCATTACCTGA
- the tnpA gene encoding IS200/IS605 family transposase, with translation MPFIKIWIHCVWATKNRSAIMDHDVRTNLFSHIANYAGNQGIFIDRINGSNDHVHLLISLGSNQNIASVIQTIKGESSCWMNKSGMLPFRFAWQDDYFAVSVSESQLDTVRAYIDAQVEHHRVKTFADEYQEFIEKFGFADRF, from the coding sequence ATGCCATTTATCAAAATCTGGATTCATTGCGTCTGGGCGACAAAAAACCGCTCCGCAATTATGGATCATGACGTTCGCACAAACCTCTTCAGCCACATCGCAAACTATGCCGGTAATCAGGGCATTTTTATCGATAGGATTAACGGAAGCAACGACCATGTCCATCTCCTGATCTCTCTTGGTTCCAATCAGAATATTGCCAGTGTCATTCAGACCATCAAGGGAGAATCATCGTGCTGGATGAACAAAAGCGGTATGCTCCCTTTCCGGTTCGCTTGGCAGGATGATTATTTCGCCGTTTCCGTCAGTGAATCACAGCTCGACACGGTTCGTGCTTATATCGATGCTCAGGTTGAACATCACAGAGTGAAAACCTTTGCCGACGAGTATCAGGAGTTCATTGAGAAATTTGGATTTGCTGACAGGTTCTGA
- the zwf gene encoding glucose-6-phosphate dehydrogenase — protein sequence MSGTLENFTIVIFGASSDLASRKLFPSIFQLARWGHMPENFRLIGVGRQEQSHEEFRAFVRSRLLEHSPEAAADAARLDSFCLRLFYARVDLDDPAGYARLRDQIMSDEGNGRTCRNLMFYLSIPPSLAPVVVRNLGAAGLGGREQSCTGWRKLIAEKPYGHDLESARELNRVIDEVFEERQVYRIDHYLGKEPVQNIMVFRFSNGIFEPLWNRQYIAQVMITIAEDFGIRGRGAYYEEAGLLRDIIQNHGLQLLAAIAMEPPVDLDADSIRDEKAKILRSVRRFNIDSVRDSVVIGQYEGYVAEKGVAPDSKVETFAAVKFHIDNWRWSGVPFYMKAGKNLAKSVTEIVITFRCPPQNYYGPSGGAACSTPNQVVLGIQPDETVAIRFGAKRPGEQMITDPVFMKFDYRGTFQGEGLTPYHRLLLDAIEGNQMNFIRKDSVEHSWAIIDSLKNAIDGQAPELYPVHSWGPESSRIYG from the coding sequence ATGAGCGGCACACTTGAAAACTTCACCATCGTCATCTTCGGCGCGAGCAGCGACCTGGCCTCGCGCAAGCTCTTCCCGTCGATCTTCCAGCTTGCACGATGGGGGCACATGCCGGAGAACTTCCGGCTGATCGGCGTCGGGCGGCAGGAGCAGAGCCACGAGGAGTTCCGCGCGTTCGTCCGCAGTCGCCTGCTGGAGCACTCGCCCGAAGCCGCCGCTGATGCAGCGCGGCTCGATTCCTTCTGCCTCCGTCTCTTCTATGCCCGCGTCGATCTCGACGATCCGGCGGGCTACGCGAGGCTGCGCGACCAGATCATGAGCGACGAGGGTAACGGGCGCACCTGCCGTAACCTCATGTTTTACCTGTCGATACCTCCGAGCCTCGCGCCCGTTGTGGTGCGCAATCTCGGTGCTGCCGGGCTGGGCGGACGTGAACAGTCGTGCACCGGGTGGCGCAAGCTCATCGCCGAAAAGCCGTACGGCCACGATCTCGAAAGCGCCCGCGAGCTGAACCGCGTCATCGACGAGGTGTTCGAGGAGCGGCAGGTGTACCGCATCGACCACTACCTCGGCAAGGAGCCGGTGCAGAATATCATGGTGTTCCGCTTCTCGAACGGCATCTTCGAGCCGCTCTGGAACCGGCAGTACATCGCGCAGGTGATGATCACCATCGCCGAGGATTTCGGCATCCGGGGGCGCGGCGCGTACTACGAGGAGGCGGGTCTCTTGAGGGACATCATCCAGAACCACGGCTTGCAGTTGCTCGCGGCCATCGCGATGGAGCCGCCGGTCGATCTCGACGCCGACTCGATCCGCGACGAGAAGGCGAAAATCCTGCGCTCCGTGCGCCGCTTCAATATCGACTCGGTGCGCGACTCTGTGGTGATCGGCCAGTACGAGGGGTACGTCGCTGAAAAGGGGGTCGCGCCGGACTCGAAGGTTGAGACCTTCGCAGCCGTGAAGTTTCACATCGATAACTGGCGCTGGTCGGGCGTGCCGTTTTACATGAAGGCGGGCAAGAATCTTGCGAAGAGCGTGACCGAAATCGTGATTACTTTCCGCTGCCCGCCGCAGAACTACTACGGTCCGTCCGGCGGCGCGGCGTGCAGCACGCCGAACCAGGTGGTGCTCGGCATCCAGCCCGACGAGACGGTCGCCATCCGCTTCGGCGCGAAACGACCCGGCGAGCAGATGATCACCGATCCGGTCTTCATGAAGTTCGACTACCGGGGAACCTTCCAGGGCGAGGGCCTCACGCCCTACCACCGTTTGCTGCTCGACGCCATCGAAGGCAACCAGATGAACTTCATCCGCAAAGACAGCGTCGAACACTCCTGGGCCATCATCGACAGCCTGAAAAATGCAATTGACGGACAAGCCCCGGAGCTGTATCCGGTGCATAGCTGGGGGCCGGAATCATCGCGGATTTACGGGTGA
- the gnd gene encoding phosphogluconate dehydrogenase (NAD(+)-dependent, decarboxylating), whose translation MKIGFIGLGKMGFNMVEHLLDLGHEVVAYDVSAEAVASIAAKGATAASSLQHLVGELDAPRVVWMMVPAGRPVDAVIDGLAPFLKVGDIVIDGGNSRYTDTVARAEKLRQQGIRLLDVGTSGGLDGARHGACMMAGGEREAYAVVEPMVRDLCVPNGYGYMGASGSGHFVKMVHNGIEYGMMQAIGEGFDLLRASGYDLDNETVARVWSNGSVIRGWLMELAEKAFARDGDLGWLGGKVADSGEGRWTVEAAVELGVAVPIISGALFERFRSQSEENFLDKVVAALRHGFGGHAVQSPESGEEKA comes from the coding sequence ATGAAGATAGGATTCATCGGTCTTGGCAAGATGGGGTTCAATATGGTCGAGCATCTGCTCGATCTTGGGCACGAGGTGGTGGCGTATGATGTTTCGGCGGAGGCAGTTGCATCGATTGCGGCCAAAGGCGCGACGGCGGCCAGTTCGTTGCAGCATCTCGTTGGCGAACTCGATGCGCCGCGCGTGGTGTGGATGATGGTTCCTGCCGGGCGACCCGTCGATGCGGTGATTGACGGACTCGCGCCGTTCCTGAAGGTGGGCGACATCGTCATCGATGGCGGCAATTCGCGCTATACCGATACTGTCGCCCGCGCGGAGAAGCTTCGCCAGCAGGGCATCCGCCTGCTCGACGTCGGGACCAGCGGTGGCCTCGATGGCGCTCGCCACGGGGCGTGCATGATGGCGGGGGGCGAGCGTGAGGCGTACGCGGTTGTCGAGCCGATGGTGCGCGACCTCTGCGTGCCAAACGGCTATGGCTACATGGGCGCTTCCGGCTCCGGCCACTTCGTGAAGATGGTGCACAACGGCATCGAGTACGGCATGATGCAGGCGATTGGCGAAGGGTTCGACCTGCTTCGCGCCAGCGGCTACGACCTCGACAACGAGACGGTGGCTCGGGTCTGGTCGAACGGCTCGGTGATTCGCGGCTGGCTCATGGAGCTGGCCGAAAAGGCGTTTGCCAGGGACGGAGATCTCGGCTGGCTCGGCGGCAAGGTGGCCGATTCGGGCGAAGGGCGCTGGACGGTCGAGGCCGCCGTGGAACTCGGCGTCGCCGTGCCGATCATCTCCGGGGCGCTTTTCGAGCGTTTCAGGTCGCAGAGCGAGGAGAATTTTTTGGACAAGGTGGTCGCGGCGTTGCGCCACGGTTTCGGCGGCCACGCGGTTCAGTCGCCGGAATCCGGGGAGGAGAAAGCATGA
- a CDS encoding glutamate-cysteine ligase family protein has protein sequence MGSEITKTEFSAEDFRQFQQNLRKETRLLMEWFAADAFEKHEVMCGIELEGWLVDSDCTPAARNDEFLARVNDPLVVAELSKYNFELNVPPHPLNRQLPEFLRTQLQTLLESCSRHAREMGCQTIFTGILPTLQDRMLTLESMSSMQRFHALNREILKSRSLHPLKIHIEGASERLEVVHRDVMAEAATTSLQIHFQVPLSKAAAFYNVAHVLSAPMAALSANSPFLFGRELWDETRIPLFEQAVNTPSFVDPAGRPVSRVTFGHDYVRESLREVFLENLDGFPVLLPVLFDHDYAMMHHLRLHNGTIWRWNRPLIGFGDDGRPHLRIEHRVPAAGPSIPDMVANILFFYGAILHLQPEVPQAELTFEEARANFYAAARSGLDAQVRWTSGDSMPVETLILQHLIPGAILALAAAGFRSSDLRYYLVDILAQRVASRRNGAWWQKAFIKKHGPDFRALTQAYLENQRRDTPVHEWSL, from the coding sequence ATGGGCAGTGAAATAACAAAAACAGAGTTCAGCGCGGAGGATTTCCGGCAGTTTCAGCAGAACCTTCGAAAGGAGACTCGACTGCTGATGGAGTGGTTCGCCGCCGATGCGTTCGAGAAGCACGAGGTGATGTGCGGCATCGAACTCGAAGGGTGGCTCGTGGACAGCGATTGCACACCGGCGGCGCGGAACGACGAGTTCCTCGCGCGGGTGAACGATCCACTCGTGGTGGCGGAGTTGTCGAAATACAACTTCGAACTCAACGTCCCGCCCCATCCGCTGAACCGCCAGCTGCCGGAGTTCCTGCGAACGCAGCTTCAGACGCTCCTCGAAAGCTGCTCCCGCCACGCCCGCGAGATGGGATGCCAGACCATCTTTACCGGCATTCTGCCCACCTTGCAGGACCGGATGCTCACGCTCGAAAGCATGTCGTCGATGCAGCGGTTTCACGCACTGAACCGTGAAATCCTGAAATCCCGGTCGCTCCATCCGCTCAAGATTCATATCGAGGGCGCCAGCGAACGGCTGGAGGTGGTGCACCGCGACGTCATGGCCGAGGCGGCGACCACTTCGCTGCAAATCCATTTCCAGGTTCCGCTGAGCAAAGCCGCCGCTTTTTACAATGTCGCGCATGTGCTCTCGGCTCCGATGGCCGCGCTCTCGGCCAACTCGCCATTCCTCTTCGGGCGCGAGCTGTGGGACGAGACCCGCATTCCGCTCTTCGAGCAGGCGGTGAACACGCCGTCGTTCGTCGATCCCGCCGGAAGGCCGGTGTCGCGCGTCACCTTCGGGCACGATTACGTGCGCGAGTCGCTCCGGGAGGTGTTCCTCGAAAATCTCGACGGATTTCCGGTGCTGCTGCCGGTGCTCTTCGACCACGATTACGCCATGATGCACCACCTGCGGCTGCACAACGGCACCATCTGGCGCTGGAACCGGCCACTGATCGGCTTCGGCGACGATGGCCGCCCGCATCTGCGCATCGAGCACCGCGTTCCGGCGGCGGGGCCGTCGATTCCCGACATGGTTGCCAATATCCTCTTTTTCTATGGCGCGATACTCCATCTGCAACCGGAAGTTCCGCAGGCCGAGCTGACGTTCGAAGAGGCGCGGGCCAATTTTTACGCCGCCGCCCGCTCCGGCCTCGACGCGCAAGTCAGATGGACGTCGGGCGACTCGATGCCGGTCGAGACGCTCATTTTGCAGCACCTGATCCCCGGCGCGATTCTGGCGCTCGCCGCGGCTGGATTCAGAAGCAGCGACCTGCGCTACTACCTCGTCGATATTCTGGCGCAGCGGGTAGCTTCGCGCCGCAACGGCGCATGGTGGCAGAAGGCCTTCATCAAAAAGCACGGCCCCGACTTCCGGGCGCTGACGCAGGCGTACCTCGAAAACCAGCGCCGCGACACTCCCGTCCACGAATGGAGCCTCTGA
- a CDS encoding M14 family metallopeptidase codes for MEPLSHLPVPALHRFERLPDGFTDAPVERLGDILPGPSLIRIEGEPGPPLFVSILLHGNETTGFDAMQRLLAGYDAPRRLLPRPMLLFVGNVAAAGRGLRKLDGQADYNRIWHDERFPEHRLAREVLEEVTRATPLAAIDLHNNTGKNPHYGCVNRLDDATLSLARRFSRTIVWFTEPHEVISIALSRICPSVTLECGVSGNTAGTSHVENYLRHCLELPAETLFTPPPNHLSDLFHTTARIIVREGTSVEFGAGAQSADICLREDLESLNFERVPEGAELGCFRNGALPLVVIDNEERDVTSRYLRFSEERIFTKLPIVPSMFTRDTRVIMQDCLGYIMEPYEVKQENDCSG; via the coding sequence ATGGAGCCTCTGAGCCACCTCCCCGTTCCGGCGCTCCACCGCTTCGAGCGCCTGCCTGACGGCTTCACCGACGCGCCGGTCGAGCGGCTCGGCGACATCCTGCCCGGGCCGTCGCTCATCCGCATTGAGGGCGAGCCGGGGCCGCCGCTCTTCGTATCGATCCTCCTGCATGGCAACGAGACCACCGGCTTCGACGCCATGCAACGGCTGCTGGCGGGATACGACGCGCCACGCCGCCTCTTGCCGAGGCCGATGCTGCTCTTCGTGGGCAACGTCGCCGCCGCCGGGCGCGGACTGCGCAAGCTCGACGGGCAAGCCGACTACAACCGCATCTGGCATGACGAGCGATTTCCGGAGCACCGGCTGGCGCGGGAGGTGCTGGAGGAGGTCACGAGAGCCACGCCGCTCGCCGCCATCGACCTGCACAACAACACGGGCAAAAACCCGCACTATGGCTGCGTCAACCGGCTCGACGACGCCACGCTCAGCCTGGCGCGGCGATTCAGCAGAACCATCGTCTGGTTCACCGAGCCGCACGAGGTGATCTCGATCGCGCTGTCGCGCATCTGCCCCTCGGTGACGCTCGAATGCGGCGTGTCGGGCAACACCGCCGGGACGAGCCATGTGGAGAACTACCTTCGCCACTGCCTCGAACTGCCCGCCGAAACGCTCTTCACGCCGCCGCCAAACCACCTCAGCGACCTGTTCCACACCACGGCGCGGATCATCGTGCGCGAGGGCACGAGCGTGGAGTTCGGCGCGGGCGCACAGAGCGCGGATATCTGCCTGCGCGAAGACCTCGAAAGCCTCAACTTCGAGCGAGTGCCCGAAGGCGCGGAACTGGGATGCTTCCGCAATGGCGCGCTGCCGCTCGTGGTGATCGACAACGAGGAGCGTGACGTCACCAGTCGCTACCTTCGCTTCAGCGAAGAGCGGATTTTCACCAAGCTGCCCATCGTCCCCTCGATGTTCACCCGCGACACGCGAGTCATCATGCAGGACTGCCTCGGCTACATCATGGAGCCGTACGAGGTGAAGCAGGAAAATGATTGCTCCGGCTAA
- a CDS encoding glycosyltransferase family 4 protein codes for MKVALYAGTYVKDKDGAVRSIYQLVASMIRNGHEVVVWTPDFTPGANSTVPVNLTPSVPIPLYPDYKLGFYNAVTERQLDEFAPDIVHISTPDIVGRKFLHYAKRKGLPVGSAYHTDFPSYLSYYRLGFAEPAVWRFLRKFYNACDVTLAPNESVRERLTGKGIERVELWSRGIDRELFDPSRRSAKLRQAWDAEGRTVVIYAGRFVLYKDIEVVMSLYRRFMDEGLGERVRFVMIGSGPEEEQMRRRMPEAIFTGYLTGAALPEAYASGDIFLFPSTTEAFCNVALEALATGLPAVVSDLGGCRELVERSGGGFVAKAGDVGDFYACCTKLMQDGELFRTMRERGLAFAEDKSWAAVNGQLIDRYQAMIAANAKQ; via the coding sequence ATGAAGGTAGCCCTGTATGCCGGAACCTATGTCAAGGACAAGGATGGCGCCGTCCGGTCGATCTACCAGCTTGTCGCCTCCATGATCAGAAACGGGCACGAGGTCGTGGTCTGGACGCCCGATTTCACGCCCGGAGCGAACAGCACGGTGCCGGTCAACCTGACGCCGTCGGTGCCCATTCCTCTCTATCCCGACTACAAGCTCGGGTTCTACAACGCCGTCACGGAGCGGCAACTCGACGAGTTCGCGCCCGACATCGTCCATATCTCTACCCCCGACATCGTTGGTCGCAAGTTTCTGCACTATGCGAAACGAAAGGGGCTTCCGGTCGGCTCGGCCTACCACACCGATTTTCCCTCATACCTGAGCTACTACCGCCTCGGCTTCGCCGAACCGGCGGTCTGGCGCTTCCTCCGGAAATTTTACAACGCCTGCGACGTGACGCTCGCGCCCAACGAGAGCGTCCGAGAGCGGCTCACCGGCAAGGGGATCGAGCGGGTGGAACTCTGGTCGCGCGGCATCGACAGGGAGCTGTTCGACCCGTCGCGCCGCTCCGCGAAGCTCCGGCAGGCGTGGGACGCTGAGGGGCGGACGGTCGTCATCTACGCCGGGCGCTTCGTGCTCTACAAGGACATCGAGGTGGTGATGAGCCTCTACCGGCGCTTCATGGATGAGGGTCTCGGCGAGCGGGTACGCTTCGTGATGATCGGTTCCGGCCCCGAGGAGGAGCAGATGCGGCGGCGGATGCCGGAGGCGATCTTCACCGGCTATCTCACCGGCGCGGCGCTTCCGGAGGCCTACGCGAGCGGCGACATTTTCCTTTTCCCCTCGACCACCGAGGCGTTCTGCAACGTCGCGCTCGAAGCGCTCGCCACCGGCCTGCCCGCCGTGGTCTCCGATCTCGGCGGATGCCGTGAGCTGGTCGAGCGCTCCGGCGGCGGTTTCGTCGCCAAAGCGGGAGATGTCGGCGACTTCTACGCCTGTTGCACGAAGCTCATGCAGGATGGCGAGCTTTTCCGTACCATGCGCGAGCGCGGCCTCGCCTTCGCCGAAGACAAATCATGGGCCGCAGTCAACGGCCAGCTCATCGACCGCTACCAGGCAATGATTGCCGCGAACGCAAAGCAGTGA
- a CDS encoding aminoacyl-tRNA deacylase produces MPIKRLREFLDSHRVKYFVISHSPAYTAQEIAAVAHVSGNELVKTVMVAIDGNMAMALLHAARHLDFDKLRELCGSRDVALAEEVEFSGLFPECEIGAMPPFGNLYGMAVYADDELDESADIVFNAGTHRELLRLSWYDYKRLVNPVVGGIAASQ; encoded by the coding sequence ATGCCTATCAAAAGGTTACGGGAGTTCCTCGACAGCCACCGCGTCAAGTACTTCGTTATCAGCCACTCTCCGGCCTACACGGCGCAGGAGATCGCTGCCGTCGCGCACGTGTCGGGCAACGAGCTGGTCAAAACGGTCATGGTCGCCATCGACGGCAACATGGCGATGGCGCTCCTGCACGCCGCGCGTCATCTCGATTTCGACAAGCTCCGCGAACTGTGCGGCTCTCGCGATGTCGCCCTTGCCGAAGAGGTGGAGTTCAGCGGTCTGTTTCCCGAGTGCGAAATCGGCGCGATGCCGCCCTTCGGCAATCTCTACGGCATGGCGGTCTACGCGGACGACGAACTTGACGAGAGCGCCGACATCGTTTTCAACGCCGGAACCCACCGCGAGCTGCTCCGGCTTTCGTGGTACGATTACAAGCGCCTGGTCAATCCGGTGGTGGGAGGCATCGCCGCCAGCCAGTAG